TTCCGGCCGGGCTCGGGACGGTGGCCGGGCTGCCGGTCGCGGGCCGGCTCGTCGACCGCCACGGCGCCGGCGTGGTGGCCGCGGCCGGTGCGGTGCTCACGGCCGTACCCACGGCTGGGCTTGCTCTTGATCTGCCGTGGCCGCTGGTGCAGGCGCTGCTGGTGGCGCGCGGCGCCGGGATGGCGCTGGTGATGATGCCCGGCACGACCGGCGCGTTCACCGCGGTGACGGCCGCGCAGCTGCCGGACGCGACCACACAGATCAGCATCGTGTCCCGGGTCGCGGGCGCGGCGGCCACGGCCGGGCTGGTGATCGCGTTCGGGCACGGCACGGGGACGGCGTTCGCGCTGCTCGCGGCCGCGTCCCTCGGCTGCGGTCCGGCCGCGGTGCTGCTGGCGATCGAGGAGCGCCGCCGGTGAGCCACGAACGGTAAGTGGCCGCAGCGGCCCTGCGGGGGCAGGGGGCCGCTGCGGCCGGGAGGAAGGGCGCCATCCGGGGGAGGATCGCGTGTCCTGTTTGTATCCGCGACGGCGTGCCGGCAAACATCCGGTGACCCACGTTTTCGCGTGCCGATCGGCCGCGCCGCGCCGGTGCCGGGTCCGCCGAGGGTCTGGGTGACCGTGGTACCTCCACCGGCCGCGGGCCCGCGTTGACCAGCAGGATCGGGCCGGTCAGCTGGGCGCTCAGCAGGTTACCCCCGGTGTGCCGCGGCGTCTCACCGGGCCGGATCACCAGCGCGACCGTGGCGGCCTGTTCCCGGAGCGCCCGGTCGTGTTCCCGGCGCGCACCCAGCACCGCACCACCGGCTGCGCCGGCGATCAGGACGACGGCCGCCAGCGGTACGCAGCCGGCCGCGCGCCGGCGCCCGTCCGTGGTGCGGTGCCCGGCCCGGTCGTCGCCGGCCGGGTCGAGCTCGATGATCCGCGGGTCATCCGTCATGGTGTTCGGCGCGGGCGATCTCGTCGAACGCGGTCGTCAGACAGTCGCCGAACGGCCGCGTCGTCAGCAGGCTCGCGATCAGCAGCGCACCGTGCCGGGCCTGGGTCAGCGCCTTCGGCGGCGCGTCGTCGCCCTCCGGGTCGTAGACGCCCAGCGCGCCGGCCAGCAGCACCAGCACCACCTGCGGATCCACGTCGTCCTGCCAGGTCATCGCGTCCCGCACGCAGCCGGCCAGCACCGCGCGCACGTCGTCGCTGTCCACGCCGTCCGGGTGCGACTCCTCGACCAGCAAGCGCACCACCGCGCCGAGCACCCGCCCGGTCCGTTCCTGGTCCTGCGCCGCCAGCGCCTCGACCGCGGTGCCGAACGCCGCCGCGTCCCGCGCCCGCGCGGCCTCGACCGCGTCGGTGGCGGGAACGGCGATGGCGCGGGCGGCGGCGGGAAGCTTCATGCTCCGGAGCGTAGTACGCCGCTACCCGAGCACCGTCGCGTCGCGCAGATAGAGCGGGGACCAGGCCGGCGCGCCCGTGGTGCCGTGCCGCGGGTCCACGCCGACGAACGGCATCCGCTTGATCATCGTGGTGGTGTGCCGCGCGTCCCAGTCCACCGTGGTCCGCTGCCGGAGCCGTTCCGCGCAGCGCCACTCCCGGCGCCCGAAGTCGACGATCGTGTCGTGGCCGTGCACCTGCCCGAACGGCGGGAACTCGGTGCCGGTCAGCCAGCCGTGGTAGAGGTCCGGCCCGGCCTCCGCCCACAGCGGGCCGCGGAGGCTGCGCAGCAGGTCGTCCGGGCGGGTGTTCAGCAGCTCCGCGGTGGTGCCCGCGGTCACCGGCCCGCCCAGCGCCCGCCACGACTCGACGGTCAGGCCGGCGTGGGTGACCAGCAGTTCCTCGCCGCGCGCGGTGCGGACCGCGGCGGCGACCCGCATGCGGTCGCGAAGCCACCAGTCGGCGATCCGGCGGGCGTCCGTGTCGTCGAGCGGCTCGGGCCAGAAGGGGTCGCTCAGGCCGGCGTAGGGCGCCTCGTGGTTGCCGATGAGCTGGATCCACCGGGCGGGGGACTCCCGCAGCCGCTCGCCGACCAGCTTCAGCACGCCCGCGCTGTCCGGCCCGCGATCCACCAGGTCACCGACCTGGATGACGGTGACCTCCGGGTCCTCGGCCAGCGCGGGCAGCACCGCGGCCAGCCGGTCCGCACACCCACCCACGTCCCCGACGATCACCACGGTCGACATCCGGCCCCTTCCGACGGCATCCGCCAAACGTACCCACGCGGCCCGCACCCGGCCCGCCGGGCCGCGCTACCGGGGGACACCGCGCGCCTCCACGGTCATCCGCCCGTGGTCGGTCAGGCCGGCCGCGGGGGTCGGTCAGGCCGGCTGTGTGGGTGGGTCAGAGCCAGCCGCGGCGGGCGGCCTGGAAGGCGAGACCGGTGCGGGTGTCGACGCCGGCGATGGACATCAGGCGGTCGAGGCGGCGCTGGACGGTGCGGCGGCTGACGCCGAGCTGGGAGGCGATCGACTTGTCCGGCAGCCCCGCGACGAACAGCGACAGCAGGTGCTTCTCGCTGGCGTCCGCGTCGGCCTCCTCGATGACGCCGTCGGCCAGGCGCAGCGGGGTGGCGCGCTCCCAGTGCGACTCGAAGAGCGCGAGCAGCGCGTCCAGCAGTTCGCTGCGGTGGACCAGCGCTGCGGTGGGCTCGACGAAGCCGCGTTCGCCGTCCGGGACGAGTGGACAGATCGCGGTGCGGCGGTCCGCGATCGCGAGGCGCACCGGGAGCGCGGGCAGCGTGCGGGCCTCCTCGCCGAGGCGGACGCTCTCCGTGATGCCGGTCAGCTCGCCCGGGTCGGTGAGCAGGCCGCGCTCGTATATCGCCCGGTATCGCACGCCGCGCCGGAGCGCGCCGGACTCCTCGGTGTTCTCCGTGCCGGGCATGGCGAGCGGGTTCGTCCGGCAGAACCAGAGGATCTCCTCGCGCGCCTCCATCTGCACCGTGTGCAGCCGGGCGCGCAGCGCGGCGCGGCCGTGCACGATCTCGACCAGGCGGTCCGCGTCGCGGCGCCGGGCGATGTCGCGGAACTCCTCGGACAGCGCGGCGACCGAGCGGCGGGCCTCCTCCAGCGCGGCCTGGCGGCGCAGCAGGCGGTCGCCGAGCGCGACGTCGGGGGCGAGCGCCACGTAGACGGCGGCGTCGCCGGTGCGTTCCGCGGCGAGTCCCTGGTCGCGCAGCGCGTGCAGGGCGCGGGCCGCCTCGTCGTGCCGGACCGACGCCCGCCGGGCGACCTCCTCGACGTCGGCGGAGCCGAGCCGGATCAGCGCCCGGTAGACGCGGTCGTGCTCCGGATCCAGCAGTGCCCCGTCCTCCATGACCACACTCTACGAAGGCGACCTGAAATTCGGTCATACTGCCCCGGTCATCACGTGTCTGTATGGTGCATCCACGTGCGGGTGCCGAAGTGTGCGCAGGCCCGCGCCGCGGTGTGGGCCGCGGGAGCCAGCAGCGACGGCAGCGCCGCGAGCCCCCGGGTGGCGACCGCGAAGGTGAGCGCGCCGTGGAAGACGTCGCCCGCGCCGAGCGTGTCCACGACGGCCACCGCGGGCACCGGGACCTCGCCGGCCGTGCCGCCGGGACCCCACCACCGGATCGGGCCGGCGCCGGCGGTGATCGCGAGCCACGGCACGCCGTACCCTCGGATGATCTCCTGCGGTGGTCCGGCGGCCGGCGGGCGGAAGTCGGCCGAGGCCGCGACCACGTCGACCAGCGGCAGCAGCCGTTCCGTGCCGTCCTTCCAGCTGCCCGCGTCCAGCAGGGTGGCGATCCCGCGCCGCCGCGCCTCGGTCAGCACCGCCTCCGCGAGCGCCGGATGGTGCCCGTCCACCTGCACCGCGGACACCCCGGCGAGATCGAGATCCGCCGGCGGTACGAGGTGCGCGCCGGCCGCGTCGGTGGACGCCACGGCGCGCTCGCCGGTCGCGGCCGTGACCAGGACGCTCGACACCGACGGCGGCCCGTCGTGGTCCGGCGCGAGGTCCCGCAGCCGGACGCCGCACTCCGCGAGGTCGGCCCGGACGCCGGTCGCGAGCGGATGCCGGCCGACGGCGGTGAGCAGCGTCGGGGTGCCGCCCAGATGCGCGAACGTGACCGCCGCGTTGGTGGCCGGCCCGCCCGCCGCGACGGTCTGCCGCAGCGCGGTGACCTTCTCGTTCGCGCCGGGCACCCGGGCCACCGACTGGATCACGTCGAGCGTG
This genomic window from Catenuloplanes niger contains:
- a CDS encoding PfkB family carbohydrate kinase; protein product: MVHAVFAGLCTLDVIQSVARVPGANEKVTALRQTVAAGGPATNAAVTFAHLGGTPTLLTAVGRHPLATGVRADLAECGVRLRDLAPDHDGPPSVSSVLVTAATGERAVASTDAAGAHLVPPADLDLAGVSAVQVDGHHPALAEAVLTEARRRGIATLLDAGSWKDGTERLLPLVDVVAASADFRPPAAGPPQEIIRGYGVPWLAITAGAGPIRWWGPGGTAGEVPVPAVAVVDTLGAGDVFHGALTFAVATRGLAALPSLLAPAAHTAARACAHFGTRTWMHHTDT
- a CDS encoding helix-turn-helix domain-containing protein, yielding MEDGALLDPEHDRVYRALIRLGSADVEEVARRASVRHDEAARALHALRDQGLAAERTGDAAVYVALAPDVALGDRLLRRQAALEEARRSVAALSEEFRDIARRRDADRLVEIVHGRAALRARLHTVQMEAREEILWFCRTNPLAMPGTENTEESGALRRGVRYRAIYERGLLTDPGELTGITESVRLGEEARTLPALPVRLAIADRRTAICPLVPDGERGFVEPTAALVHRSELLDALLALFESHWERATPLRLADGVIEEADADASEKHLLSLFVAGLPDKSIASQLGVSRRTVQRRLDRLMSIAGVDTRTGLAFQAARRGWL
- a CDS encoding metallophosphoesterase, encoding MSTVVIVGDVGGCADRLAAVLPALAEDPEVTVIQVGDLVDRGPDSAGVLKLVGERLRESPARWIQLIGNHEAPYAGLSDPFWPEPLDDTDARRIADWWLRDRMRVAAAVRTARGEELLVTHAGLTVESWRALGGPVTAGTTAELLNTRPDDLLRSLRGPLWAEAGPDLYHGWLTGTEFPPFGQVHGHDTIVDFGRREWRCAERLRQRTTVDWDARHTTTMIKRMPFVGVDPRHGTTGAPAWSPLYLRDATVLG